In Vicinamibacterales bacterium, the following are encoded in one genomic region:
- a CDS encoding ATP-binding protein, with translation MNLEAVASLGIRLSQLSDRKEAGRAASLGLTEAFEADAAVVWLPPDSGPCRAEDVFASGSVVPDGAARELARVLRDGGLERWFAARGAAVSTAAAIGAAGTPFGLLAVGWQRSPFNSSRIEVFLALVAEQLRSVLAREQLVCQAAAGTGDPEQHPLVRTLRRDITVLQQELTRSQRAIPEDGSTTTRQRTIIESTSDYVFVKDIWGRYVDVNAAYLAALGVSAADVLGKRDGDLFPPELADEHTAREHIAQISGQTLEDETTWTLGKRHRHLLVRRSPWRNAEGHTVGVVTVATDITERKEAEVQRQTALDALRTANERMQQLLAEQMRLSQRGSALLELTRRLTLESDAESIYRVVVETAEQQLQDACALIANCDPGGPTFAVRCSGGRALTLRHASGLKHGVEASFGGEVMGERGTTSVLLDPGYRFDAALIEDGLRAATVLPIVAAGRPQPVLVIGWPDARQCSPEDLWFLENLAVQLGLAVKNARLYSDLRQSLLSLRDAQQELSRGQRVRALGDLASGIAHKFNNSLTSILGLTDWLLFTLPEDAAGRQEMSSIRASATEAAGLVKRLHDFGRVAPGGESAGPTDPVDAMRHMPDLLRTRLDEEARRRGVRHDLVMDLNQVPLVRIVPSELREVLLCLVSNAIDAMPAGGQITLRSVESEGRVRLSVLDEGDGVAPEILPHLFEPFFSTKGGEHVGLGLSVSRSVVERYGGSIAVQSRPGSGTTFTLSLPVPVDVPTRATPIVQPQDQNAVRREQLRVLLVDDQHDVLEAVSEMVSALGHRVETATSGALALDALGREEYDVVLTDLGMPDLDGRELARQAMTRHPGLRVILITGWTADLEQTPPQGVSRVLTKPLTIKTLRAALALDGAGVALA, from the coding sequence ATGAATCTCGAGGCGGTTGCGTCGCTTGGCATCAGGCTCAGTCAGTTGTCGGACCGGAAGGAAGCCGGCCGGGCAGCGAGCCTGGGTCTGACCGAAGCCTTCGAGGCCGACGCGGCCGTGGTGTGGCTGCCGCCCGATTCCGGTCCGTGCCGGGCTGAAGACGTCTTCGCCTCCGGCTCCGTGGTTCCCGACGGTGCGGCCCGCGAGCTTGCCAGGGTTCTGCGTGACGGTGGCCTCGAACGCTGGTTTGCAGCGCGGGGCGCCGCTGTCTCCACCGCGGCGGCCATCGGCGCCGCCGGCACCCCATTCGGTCTGCTGGCCGTGGGGTGGCAGCGATCTCCCTTCAACAGCTCGCGGATCGAGGTCTTCCTTGCGCTCGTCGCCGAGCAACTGCGGAGCGTCCTCGCCCGCGAACAGCTCGTCTGCCAGGCGGCAGCCGGCACCGGTGACCCCGAACAGCATCCCCTCGTCCGAACCCTGCGCCGTGACATCACAGTCCTTCAGCAGGAGCTCACCCGCAGCCAGCGCGCGATTCCGGAGGACGGCTCCACCACCACCAGGCAGCGCACCATCATCGAGTCCACCAGCGACTACGTGTTCGTGAAGGACATCTGGGGCCGCTACGTGGACGTGAACGCCGCTTACCTCGCGGCGCTCGGCGTCTCGGCGGCGGACGTGCTCGGAAAGCGCGACGGCGATCTGTTCCCGCCCGAGCTTGCCGACGAACACACGGCGCGGGAGCACATTGCCCAGATCTCGGGTCAGACGCTCGAGGACGAGACGACGTGGACGCTCGGCAAACGGCATCGGCACCTGCTCGTGCGCCGGTCGCCGTGGCGCAACGCCGAGGGCCATACCGTCGGCGTGGTGACGGTAGCGACCGATATCACCGAGCGGAAGGAGGCGGAGGTCCAGCGCCAGACCGCGCTCGACGCGCTTCGCACGGCGAACGAGCGAATGCAGCAGCTGCTGGCCGAGCAGATGCGGCTGAGCCAGAGGGGCAGTGCGCTGCTCGAGCTGACGCGTCGGCTCACGCTCGAATCGGACGCCGAGTCCATCTACCGTGTCGTCGTCGAGACGGCCGAGCAGCAGCTCCAGGACGCGTGCGCGCTGATTGCCAACTGCGATCCGGGCGGTCCGACGTTTGCCGTTCGCTGCTCGGGCGGCCGGGCCCTCACTCTCAGGCACGCGTCGGGCCTGAAGCACGGCGTCGAGGCGAGCTTCGGCGGGGAGGTCATGGGTGAGCGGGGCACGACGTCGGTCCTGCTCGATCCCGGGTATCGCTTCGATGCAGCGTTGATCGAGGACGGCCTGCGGGCGGCCACGGTTCTGCCGATCGTCGCCGCCGGCCGACCTCAACCGGTGCTGGTGATTGGCTGGCCCGACGCCAGGCAGTGTTCGCCCGAGGACCTCTGGTTCCTCGAGAACCTTGCCGTTCAGCTGGGGCTCGCCGTCAAGAATGCCCGACTGTACTCGGATCTTCGGCAGTCGCTACTCTCGTTGCGGGACGCGCAGCAGGAGCTGTCGCGGGGACAGCGGGTCCGTGCGCTCGGCGATCTGGCATCGGGGATCGCTCACAAGTTCAACAACTCGCTGACGTCGATTCTGGGTCTCACCGACTGGCTGCTGTTCACGCTCCCCGAGGACGCCGCCGGGCGCCAGGAGATGAGCAGCATCCGGGCCTCAGCGACCGAGGCTGCTGGTCTGGTCAAGCGTCTGCACGACTTCGGGCGCGTGGCGCCGGGTGGCGAGAGCGCGGGGCCGACCGACCCCGTGGACGCGATGCGGCACATGCCGGACCTCCTCAGGACACGGCTCGACGAGGAGGCACGGCGACGAGGCGTGCGCCACGACCTGGTGATGGACCTGAACCAGGTGCCACTCGTTCGCATCGTCCCGTCGGAACTGCGCGAGGTGCTGCTGTGCCTGGTGTCGAATGCGATCGATGCGATGCCGGCCGGCGGACAGATTACCCTCCGGTCCGTCGAGTCGGAAGGCCGCGTCCGGCTCTCGGTCCTGGATGAGGGCGACGGCGTCGCTCCGGAGATTCTGCCGCATTTGTTCGAGCCGTTCTTCAGCACGAAGGGCGGCGAGCACGTCGGGCTCGGCCTGAGTGTGAGCCGAAGCGTGGTCGAACGCTACGGCGGGTCGATCGCCGTGCAAAGCCGGCCGGGCAGCGGCACCACTTTCACTCTCAGTCTGCCCGTGCCGGTTGACGTGCCCACCCGGGCGACGCCGATCGTGCAACCCCAGGACCAGAACGCCGTGCGACGCGAACAACTGCGGGTGCTGCTCGTGGACGACCAGCACGATGTACTCGAGGCGGTGTCGGAGATGGTGTCCGCGCTGGGCCATCGGGTGGAGACGGCAACCAGCGGGGCGCTGGCGCTCGACGCGCTCGGCCGTGAGGAATACGACGTCGTGCTCACCGACCTCGGCATGCCGGATCTCGACGGACGCGAGCTCGCGAGGCAGGCGATGACGCGGCACCCGGGGCTTCGCGTCATCCTGATCACCGGGTGGACCGCGGACCTCGAGCAGACACCGCCGCAGGGTGTCTCGCGCGTGCTGACCAAGCCGTTGACCATCAAGACCCTGCGCGCGGCGCTGGCGCTCGACGGCGCCGGCGTCGCCCTCGCCTGA
- a CDS encoding response regulator, which yields MHLVLVDDEPVILDLLAAACAADRHSVETFICSHEALQYLSAHPADILVTDIVMPPPDGFRLVSAATKLQPDLTAILMTGYSSQYSLEDVLACGATDLLFKPLHLQEFRARVRLAEERVKLPRAECRFKAPLLPVVRVDEDESSPEAEARRALRAVLQRAG from the coding sequence ATGCATCTCGTGCTGGTGGACGACGAACCGGTGATTCTGGATCTGCTGGCCGCCGCCTGTGCGGCCGACCGCCACTCGGTCGAGACGTTTATCTGTTCCCACGAAGCCCTGCAGTATCTGTCAGCCCATCCCGCGGACATCCTCGTCACCGACATCGTGATGCCGCCGCCGGACGGATTCCGCCTGGTCAGCGCGGCCACGAAGCTGCAGCCCGACCTCACGGCGATCCTCATGACCGGCTACTCCTCGCAGTATTCGCTCGAGGACGTGCTGGCGTGCGGCGCGACCGACCTGCTGTTCAAGCCGCTCCATTTGCAGGAGTTCCGGGCGCGCGTTCGTCTCGCCGAGGAGCGCGTGAAGCTGCCGCGAGCCGAGTGTCGTTTCAAGGCTCCCCTACTGCCCGTGGTCCGCGTGGATGAGGACGAATCCTCCCCGGAAGCCGAGGCTCGACGGGCGCTCAGGGCGGTACTGCAGCGGGCCGGCTGA
- a CDS encoding HD domain-containing phosphohydrolase gives MGAHILVVDDEASIRDLFSEWLRVAGHTCVSAGNAAEALSVAEREKTDVALLDLRMPGESGVWLARRLRESRDDLAIIMATGAQSFDAAVEGMRLGVLDYLLKPFSRQELVDAVNRAVQWCEATARERAERERLEREIERRSAELSEAFAEVELTTAGALEALLAAFNMRNPDAFAHAKRVAESAVVLAQSMGVSASLLADIERGAMLHDIGKVAMPDSLIHKAGALSEEEVGIIRTHPKVGHDILMSVPFLRTAAGIVLASHEWLNGTGYPDGLKGDQIPLGARITSVADAFDALTCSRVYRDPVSVERANAELAQFSGRQFDPNVVRAWLRLSERRTATERN, from the coding sequence ATGGGTGCGCACATCCTGGTGGTTGATGACGAAGCCTCCATTCGGGACCTGTTCAGTGAGTGGCTTCGGGTGGCCGGTCATACGTGTGTCAGTGCGGGAAATGCCGCGGAGGCCTTGTCGGTGGCCGAGCGCGAGAAGACCGACGTCGCGCTCTTGGATCTGCGGATGCCTGGAGAGAGTGGCGTCTGGCTGGCCAGGCGCCTGCGCGAGTCCCGGGACGATCTTGCGATCATCATGGCCACCGGCGCGCAGAGCTTCGACGCCGCCGTCGAGGGCATGCGTCTTGGCGTGCTCGACTACCTCCTGAAGCCGTTCTCGCGGCAGGAACTGGTGGACGCGGTCAACCGGGCGGTCCAGTGGTGCGAGGCCACGGCGCGGGAGCGGGCCGAACGAGAGCGGCTCGAGCGGGAAATCGAACGTCGGAGCGCGGAACTGTCCGAGGCGTTCGCCGAGGTGGAACTCACGACCGCCGGCGCCCTCGAGGCCCTGCTCGCGGCCTTCAACATGCGGAACCCGGACGCCTTCGCGCACGCCAAGCGAGTGGCCGAATCGGCGGTCGTGCTGGCCCAGTCGATGGGCGTCAGCGCGTCTCTGCTCGCCGACATCGAGCGGGGCGCGATGCTGCACGACATCGGAAAAGTCGCGATGCCCGATTCGCTCATTCACAAGGCCGGCGCGCTGAGCGAAGAAGAAGTCGGCATCATCCGAACCCATCCCAAGGTCGGCCACGACATCCTCATGTCCGTGCCATTTCTGCGAACAGCGGCTGGGATCGTCCTGGCCTCACATGAGTGGCTGAACGGCACCGGGTATCCCGACGGGTTGAAAGGGGATCAGATTCCACTCGGGGCCCGAATCACGTCGGTTGCCGATGCGTTCGACGCGTTGACGTGCTCGCGCGTGTACCGCGATCCCGTCTCGGTCGAACGGGCGAACGCTGAACTGGCGCAATTCTCGGGGAGGCAGTTCGATCCGAACGTGGTTCGCGCATGGCTTCGGCTCTCCGAACGGCGTACGGCCACGGAACGGAACTGA
- a CDS encoding glycosyltransferase — MSDDPADRGAEIRALIQGGSLDEAEAMLAHAGSVLSVADRLALEGMVAWCRRDLARAVERLETSLGATPTYHAATLLASIHLSTGDAGAARGPLATALRFRPESSALRTAHRKLQSRETAPVRPPLHVEGTVRPLSIWFCQPKSIPYDGRTPRERPLGGTESAVVYLTEALVALGQDVRVYNTTCEPVSVEGVEYRSWTDARADAVLDPPDVLVAIRDWSLIGATRFAPLQILWTGDAPDQPAAKGLAEAANRESIDLFAFGSQWQVEAFCSAAGLPVWRTVRIGLGFAPMMIPDEPLADRKSRLVYASTPFRGLELLLDWFPRIRESCPEAELRVFSSMRVYGMAEAEDRQLYGHLYEKACQPGVELLGSVAQPGLAREYRRARLLAYPNVWPETFCVTVAEAQAAGCPVVTSTLGALPETVGAGGICIPGDPRADTGFRDRFIEEIVGLLRHRDRWEALSTAAKRGAEARFSYEVVAGRWLETCRLALTGEDPLVVRVAHHVRNGRAALASRMLEKEGRPSTMTAPAWDWLREFTAWMSDRTSVAPGHWERATAMLGPIRRLPGFDAWAGLA; from the coding sequence ATGAGCGACGATCCTGCCGACCGCGGTGCGGAGATTCGGGCACTCATCCAGGGAGGGTCTCTGGATGAAGCCGAGGCGATGCTGGCACACGCCGGCAGCGTGCTCTCGGTGGCGGACCGACTGGCGCTCGAAGGCATGGTCGCCTGGTGCCGTCGCGATCTCGCGCGTGCGGTCGAGCGGCTCGAAACCAGCCTGGGGGCCACTCCGACGTATCATGCGGCCACCCTGTTGGCGTCGATCCATCTCTCGACCGGCGACGCCGGAGCTGCGCGCGGGCCGCTCGCGACGGCTCTCAGATTCCGCCCCGAATCGAGTGCTCTGCGCACGGCCCATCGGAAGCTCCAGTCTCGCGAGACTGCCCCGGTCCGGCCGCCGTTGCACGTCGAAGGGACCGTCCGACCGCTCTCCATCTGGTTCTGTCAGCCCAAGAGCATTCCGTACGACGGCCGTACGCCCCGCGAGCGGCCGCTCGGCGGGACGGAGAGCGCTGTCGTCTACCTCACCGAGGCGCTGGTGGCGCTCGGACAGGACGTCCGCGTCTACAACACGACCTGCGAGCCCGTGTCGGTGGAAGGGGTTGAGTATCGATCCTGGACCGACGCCAGAGCGGACGCCGTGCTCGATCCGCCCGACGTTCTGGTCGCGATACGCGACTGGTCGCTGATTGGGGCGACCCGCTTCGCGCCCCTGCAGATTCTCTGGACGGGTGACGCGCCAGACCAACCCGCTGCGAAGGGACTGGCCGAGGCAGCCAACCGCGAGTCGATCGATCTCTTCGCGTTCGGCAGCCAGTGGCAGGTCGAGGCTTTCTGCAGCGCCGCCGGGCTGCCGGTCTGGCGTACGGTTCGCATCGGCCTCGGGTTCGCGCCGATGATGATTCCCGACGAGCCGCTGGCCGACCGGAAGTCGCGGCTCGTCTATGCCAGCACGCCGTTTCGCGGCCTCGAGCTCCTGCTGGACTGGTTTCCCCGCATCCGGGAGTCGTGCCCGGAGGCGGAATTGCGGGTGTTCAGCAGCATGCGCGTCTATGGCATGGCCGAGGCCGAGGACCGGCAGTTGTACGGCCACCTCTACGAGAAGGCGTGCCAGCCCGGCGTCGAACTGCTCGGTTCCGTGGCGCAGCCCGGGCTCGCCCGTGAATACCGGCGGGCCAGACTTCTCGCATATCCGAACGTGTGGCCCGAGACGTTCTGTGTGACGGTTGCCGAGGCGCAGGCAGCCGGTTGCCCGGTCGTGACGTCAACGCTGGGCGCGCTGCCGGAGACGGTGGGCGCGGGGGGAATTTGTATACCCGGCGATCCTCGTGCAGACACCGGATTTCGCGACCGCTTCATCGAAGAGATCGTCGGTCTTCTCCGCCACCGCGACCGCTGGGAGGCGCTGAGCACCGCGGCAAAGCGCGGAGCAGAGGCGCGGTTCAGCTATGAGGTCGTCGCCGGGCGGTGGCTGGAGACCTGTCGGCTTGCCCTGACCGGGGAAGACCCGCTCGTCGTGCGCGTGGCACATCATGTGCGCAACGGACGTGCGGCGCTGGCCAGCCGGATGCTCGAGAAGGAGGGCCGGCCGTCGACGATGACGGCGCCGGCGTGGGACTGGCTTCGCGAGTTCACGGCGTGGATGTCGGACAGAACGAGCGTGGCGCCCGGTCACTGGGAACGGGCTACCGCGATGCTCGGACCCATCCGGCGTCTGCCGGGGTTTGACGCGTGGGCAGGACTCGCGTGA